The following proteins are co-located in the Paraburkholderia phytofirmans PsJN genome:
- a CDS encoding M48 family metalloprotease, with product MRPKRFLAALLSIALAAPPGAFAQSPGGSSIALNTLPAEPPLVSGPVDAYADPLVPSDIAQGVFGVYGGAQSRFSGNTGVNANWRAPIVTQQLPDLGNGGSGSLTPQAERKLGERVMRELRRDPDYLDDWLVRDYLNSVAAKLAAAASALYIGGYRPDFDLFAVRDPQINAFSLPGGFIGVNTGLIVATQTESELASVLGHEMGHVLQRHISRMITTGERSTYAALAGLLFGVLAGVLAHSGDLGSAIAIGGQAYAVDNQLRFSRSAEHEADRVGFLLLAGAGYDPYAMTTFFGRLDRAAMSDTGIPAYARTHPLTGERIADMEDRARRAPYRQPHQSAEYGFVRARSRLLQDRSRSEYGDEISRLRSEIEDRTAVNVAANWYGMAYGQMLFERYDDASASLASSRAAFATGEQAEGGTARSSPSLDVLAADIARRAGRDDEAARLAELAQRRWPQSNAAIDMHIRTLLTLHRFANAQALAQKETRIQPDQPAWWLYLAQASAGTGDALTQHRAMAEKFALEGAWLSAIRQLKDARDLKTIGYYDLATVDARLHEMESRYQEERLDEKS from the coding sequence ATGCGTCCGAAACGGTTCCTCGCTGCGTTGCTCTCAATCGCGCTGGCCGCGCCGCCGGGCGCGTTCGCGCAATCGCCCGGCGGGTCGAGTATCGCGCTCAACACGTTGCCCGCGGAGCCGCCGCTGGTCAGCGGCCCGGTCGATGCCTACGCCGATCCGCTCGTGCCGTCCGACATCGCGCAGGGCGTGTTCGGCGTGTACGGCGGCGCGCAGAGCCGCTTCTCCGGCAATACTGGCGTGAACGCCAATTGGCGCGCACCGATCGTCACGCAGCAACTGCCCGATCTCGGCAACGGCGGTTCCGGCTCACTTACGCCGCAGGCGGAGCGCAAGCTCGGCGAGCGCGTGATGCGCGAACTGCGCCGCGACCCCGACTATCTCGACGACTGGCTGGTGCGCGACTATCTGAACTCGGTTGCCGCGAAACTTGCCGCGGCGGCGAGCGCGCTGTATATCGGCGGATATCGTCCGGACTTCGATCTGTTCGCCGTGCGCGACCCGCAGATCAACGCCTTCTCGCTGCCGGGCGGTTTTATCGGCGTGAACACCGGCCTGATCGTGGCCACCCAGACCGAGTCCGAGTTGGCATCGGTGCTGGGTCACGAGATGGGACACGTCTTGCAGCGGCACATCTCGCGCATGATCACGACCGGCGAACGCAGCACCTATGCGGCGCTCGCGGGCCTATTGTTCGGCGTGCTGGCGGGCGTGCTCGCGCATAGCGGCGACCTCGGCAGCGCGATTGCGATCGGCGGCCAGGCGTATGCGGTCGACAACCAGTTGCGTTTCTCGCGTTCCGCCGAGCACGAGGCGGACCGCGTCGGCTTTCTGCTGCTTGCCGGCGCCGGCTACGATCCCTACGCGATGACAACCTTCTTCGGCCGCCTCGATCGGGCCGCGATGAGCGACACCGGCATTCCGGCGTATGCGCGCACGCATCCGCTGACCGGCGAACGGATTGCCGACATGGAGGACCGTGCGCGCCGTGCGCCTTACCGGCAACCGCACCAATCGGCCGAATATGGTTTCGTGCGGGCGCGGTCTCGTCTGCTGCAGGACCGCTCGCGCAGCGAGTACGGCGACGAGATTTCGCGCCTGCGCTCCGAGATCGAGGACCGCACGGCGGTCAACGTCGCGGCCAACTGGTACGGCATGGCGTACGGGCAGATGCTGTTCGAACGTTACGACGACGCGTCGGCGTCGCTGGCGTCGTCCCGCGCGGCGTTCGCGACGGGCGAGCAGGCCGAGGGCGGCACGGCGCGCAGTTCACCGAGCCTCGACGTGTTGGCCGCTGACATTGCGCGGCGCGCCGGCCGCGACGACGAGGCCGCGCGGCTGGCCGAGCTGGCGCAGAGGCGCTGGCCGCAGTCGAATGCCGCCATCGACATGCATATCCGCACCTTGCTGACTTTGCACCGTTTTGCCAATGCTCAGGCGCTTGCGCAAAAAGAGACCCGTATCCAGCCCGATCAGCCGGCCTGGTGGCTGTATCTCGCCCAGGCTAGCGCGGGCACGGGCGACGCGTTGACACAGCATCGTGCGATGGCCGAGAAGTTCGCCCTCGAGGGAGCGTGGCTTTCGGCGATCCGGCAATTGAAGGACGCGCGCGATCTGAAGACGATCGGCTACTACGACCTCGCGACCGTCGACGCGAGGCTGCATGAGATGGAAAGCCGCTATCAGGAGGAGCGGCTGGACGAGAAGAGTTGA
- the moaC gene encoding cyclic pyranopterin monophosphate synthase MoaC yields the protein MPELTHFDAAGQAHMVDVGGKQETRRIAIARGSIRMLPETFALIRDGNAKKGDVIGIARIAAIQGSKRTADLIPLCHPLALTRVKVDFELDDTLPGVHCTVQVETLGRTGVEMEALTAVQVGLLTVYDMCKAVDRGMTITDVRVLEKHGGKSGDWVAG from the coding sequence ATGCCTGAACTCACTCATTTCGACGCAGCCGGCCAGGCGCATATGGTGGACGTCGGCGGCAAGCAGGAGACCAGACGCATCGCCATTGCGCGCGGATCGATTCGCATGCTGCCGGAGACGTTCGCGCTGATTCGCGACGGCAATGCCAAAAAGGGCGACGTGATCGGCATCGCGCGGATTGCCGCGATTCAAGGCTCGAAGCGCACTGCTGATTTAATTCCGCTGTGTCATCCGCTCGCGCTGACGCGCGTGAAAGTGGATTTCGAGCTTGATGACACGCTGCCGGGCGTGCATTGCACGGTGCAGGTTGAAACGCTGGGGCGAACGGGCGTGGAGATGGAAGCGCTGACTGCCGTGCAGGTCGGGCTGCTGACGGTGTACGACATGTGCAAGGCGGTGGATCGCGGGATGACGATTACCGATGTGCGGGTGCTGGAGAAGCACGGGGGGAAGTCGGGGGATTGGGTGGCGGGTTGA